In Anguilla rostrata isolate EN2019 chromosome 1, ASM1855537v3, whole genome shotgun sequence, a genomic segment contains:
- the capn7 gene encoding calpain-7 has protein sequence MDCAVLEQDAVKFAKSAVFYDQKGKYNEAVFYYKEAAQALIYAGMAGSKLENIQDKVNEYLDRVDALHTVVQAQSSDPLKSKHQLDLERAYFLVTQAFEEDEKGNSDEAVELYTQAVELCIQASNETSDQGLQGKLKQLARQALDRAEGLKASMSKSTPREKAGPSAPKPSNPVRQYLPLGPDFSLQDRTQPVRSAQSSEPQGQRYTAEEIEVLRSTSRINGIEYVPFMSVDLKERFAFPVPFTDKRGNLALSPKQKAIFSRWVRPDDICNSPTMIFTVSSFSIKQTVVSDCSFVASLAISAAYERRYSKKLITSIIYPQNRKGEPEYNPCGKYMVKLHINGVPRKVIIDDYLPVDRNGELLCSYSSNRNELWVSLIEKAYMKVMGGYDFPGSNSNIDLHALTGWIPERIAMHSDNQSFNKDDTFRMLYQRFHKGHVLITTATGVMTDEEGERWGLVPTHAYAVLDIREYKGKRFLQLKNPWSHLRWKGRFSERDEKSWTPELLKYLNFDPKTAQKFDNGVFWITWEDLCQYYDVVYLSWSPALFKESSCIHSSWDGKQGPVKDAYSLANNPQYKLEVQCPQGGAAVWVLLTRHITDKDDFAQNREFITLVVYKTDGKKVYYPTEPPPFIDGIRINSPHYLTKMKLTSGGTHTFTLVVSQYEKQNTINYTLRVYSGCKFNFSKIPTPFTHSKRINGQWKGASAGGCGNYKESYKHNPIYQFNLEKAGPLLIELRGSRQYSVGFEVLTVSTVGDPGPAGFQRKSSGDYRCGFCYMEADHVPAGVYNVIPTTFLPKQEGPFFLDFSSASPLRVSQLQ, from the exons ATGGATTGTGCGGTGCTGGAACAAGATGCCGTGAAATTTGCCAAATCCGCTGTCTTCTACgatcaaaagggaaaatataatgaagctgtgttttattacaag GAAGCGGCCCAAGCGCTGATCTATGCCGGCATGGCGGGCTCTAAACTGGAGAATATCCAGGACAAAGTCAATGAGTATCTGGACAGAGTTGACGCTCTGCACACCGTAG tgcAGGCACAGAGCAGTGACCCCCTCAAATCCAAGCATCAATTGGATCTCGAAAGGGCTTATTTCCTAGTGACCCAGGCCTTTGAAGAGGATGAGAAAGGCAACAGTGACGAGGCAGTGGAGCTATACACACAAGCTGTGGAACTGTGCATTCAGGCG TCTAATGAGACATCAGACCAAGGCCTACAGGGGAAATTGAAACAGCTGGCCCGCCAAGCTCTGGACCG GGCTGAGGGGCTAAAGGCCTCCATGTCTAAAAGCACTCCACGGGAAAAAGCAGGACCCTCTGCACCCAAACCCAGTAACCCAGTGAGGCAGTACCTGCCCCTGGGCCCGGATTTCTCCCTGCAGGACCGGACGCAGCCTGTGAGGTCAGCCCAGTCCAGTGAGCCTCAGGGTCAGCGGTACACAGCCGAGGAGATCGAAGTGCTCAG GAGTACTTCCAGGATCAATGGGATTGAATACGTGCCGTTCATGAGTGTTGACCTGAAGGAGCGTTTTGCATTTCCCGTTCCATTCAC AGACAAGCGTGGCAACCTGGCCCTGTCCCCCAAACAGAAAGCCATCTTCTCGCGTTGGGTTCGGCCTGACGATATCTGCAACAGCCCCACAATGATTTTCACTGTGTCCAGCTTCAGCATCAAACAA aCGGTTGTGTCAGACTGCTCGTTTGTCGCATCTTTAGCCATCAGTGCAGCGTATGAGAGACGCTACAGCAAGAAATTAATAACCAG CATCATCTATCCGCAGAACAGGAAAGGAGAGCCAGAATACAACCCCTGCGGGAAATACATGGTCAAGCTGCACATTAATGGCGTCCCCAGGAAG GTGATCATCGATGACTACTTGCCTGTGGACCGCAACGGAGAGCTGCTGTGCTCCTACTCCAGCAACCGGAACGAGCTATGGGTGTCGCTCATTGAGAAGGCTTACATGAAGGTGATGGGAGGGTACGACTTCCCCGGCTCCAACTCG AATATTGATCTGCACGCTCTCACCGGCTGGATTCCGGAACGCATCGCTATGCACTCAGACAATCAGTCCTTCAACAAGGATGACACCTTCCGCATGCTCTACCAGAG GTTTCACAAGGGCCATGTCCTAATCACCACGGCGACTGGGGTGATGACAGATGAGGAGGGCGAGCGGTGGGGCCTGGTGCCAACACATGCCTACGCCGTGCTGGACATCAGGGAGTACAAG GGCAAACGCTTCCTCCAGCTGAAAAACCCCTGGAGCCACCTGAGGTGGAAGGGGCGCTTCAGTGAGCGGGATGAGAAGAGCTGGACCCCCGAGCTGCTCAAATACCTCAACTTTGACCCCAAGACCGCACAGAAATTTGACAACG GCGTCTTCTGGATCACCTGGGAAGACCTTTGTCAGTACTACGATGTTGTCTACTTGAGCTGGAGTCCTGCCCTGTTCAAGGAGTCTTCCTGCATCCACAG CAGCTGGGATGGAAAGCAGGGACCCGTGAAGGATGCCTACAGCCTAGCCAACAACCCTCAGTACAAACTGGAGGTTCAGTGCCCACAAGGGGGCGCTGCAGTCTGGGTGCTACTCACTCGGCACATCACAGACAAG GACGACTTTGCACAAAACCGGGAATTTATCACCTTAGTTGTGTACAAGACAGATGGGAAGAAGGTTTACTATCCCA CTGAACCTCCTCCCTTTATTGACGGGATTCGGATCAATAGTCCGCACTACCTGACTAAGATGAAGCTGACCAGTGGAGGGACCCACACCTTCACCCTGGTGGTCTCTCAGTATGAGAAGCAGAACACAATCAACTACACGCTGAGG gTGTACTCTGGATGCAAGTTTAATTTCTCCAAGATCCCAACACCCTTCACTCATTCAAAGAGG ATAAACGGGCAATGGAAAGGAGCTAGTGCTGGGGGGTGTGGGAACTACAAAGAGTCTTACAAACACAACCCCATCTACCAGTTCAACCTGGAGAAAGCAGGGCCTCTGCTGATTGAGCTGAGAGGGTCCAG GCAGTACAGTGTTGGGTTTGAGGTCCTGACCGTGTCCACTGTGGGAGACCCAGGACCCGCTGGCTTCCAGAGGAAAAGCAGTGGAGATTATCG GTGTGGTTTCTGTTACATGGAGGCTGACCATGTTCCGGCTGGCGTTTACAACGTCATTCCTACCACGTTCCTGCCCAAGCAGGAGGGTCCGTTCTTTTTAGACTTCAGCAGCGCTTCGCCCCTCCGAGTGTCCCAACTCCAGTGA